In Brienomyrus brachyistius isolate T26 chromosome 3, BBRACH_0.4, whole genome shotgun sequence, the following proteins share a genomic window:
- the LOC125738650 gene encoding solute carrier family 41 member 2-like, producing MVPVDYGKLLEEGEGSTEAEADSYRNGTFAGSRGLSDNDGACPSEMELLLPAGGLFVEEGQQAKEAEPHKAALKMPRESALVMTLQILLPFLLAGFGTVSAGMVLDVVQHWEAFQNVTEIFILVPALLGLKGNLEMTLASRLSTAVNVGKMDSPIEKWNLIVGNLALKQVQATVVGFLAAMAASALGSIPEGKFQMRHTLLLCSSSVATAFIASLLQGGIMVGIIVGSKKKGINPDNVATPIAASFGDLITLTILAWVSQGLYSCLDSQPYVSGLVCASFLSLTPVCILVSFWHPASHSLLFSGWEPVVSSMVISSFGGLILDKTLSNPNLAGIVVYTPVINGIGGNLVAIQSSRISTYLHFHQHAWRGTRRGPGLLPALLDLQWHRAQPALSPGVAPPRHPWSHGLPLRSSA from the exons ATGGTACCTGTGGACTACGGCAAACTGCTGGAGGAAGGCGAGGGCAGCACAGAGGCTGAGGCGGACAGCTACCGAAATGGCACCTTCGCGGGCAGCAGAGGTCTCTCGGACAATGATGGAGCGTGTCCCTCCGAGATGGAGCTCCTGCTGCCCGCGGGTGGCCTCTTTGTGGAGGAGGGGCAGCAGGCCAAGGAGGCAGAGCCGCACAAAGCTGCCCTGAAGATGCCCAGAGAGTCAGCCCTGGTCATGACACTGCAGATCCTACTGCCCTTCCTGCTGGCAGGCTTTGGCACAGTCTCTGCCGGCATGGTGCTCGACGTGGTGCAG CATTGGGAGGCCTTTCAGAATGTCACTGAGATCTTCATCCTGGTGCCAGCCCTTCTAGGCCTCAAGGGGAACCTGGAGATGACTCTGGCATCCAGACTATCAACGGCG GTGAACGTAGGGAAGATGGACTCTCCCATTGAGAAGTGGAACTTAATAGTTGGCAACCTGGCACTGAAGCAG GTGCAGGCTACGGTGGTGGGCTTCCTGGCCGCCATGGCAGCCTCGgccctgggttcgattcccgaaGGCAAGTTTCAGATGAGACACACCTTGCTGCTCTGTTCCAGCAGCGTGGCAACCGCCTTCATTGCATCGCTGTTGCAAG GCGGCATCATGGTGGGCATCATCGTCGGCTCAAAGAAAAAGGGCATCAACCCCGACAACGTGGCCACGCCCATCGCCGCCAGTTTCGGTGACCTCATCACTCTGACTATCCTGGCATGGGTCAGCCAGGGCTTGTACAGCTGCCTGG ATTCCCAGCCGTACGTGTCAGGCCTCGTCTGCGCCTCCTTCCTCTCCCTGACTCCAGTCTGCATCCTGGTCTCCTTCTGGCACCCTGCCAGTCACTCACTGCTCTTCTCGGGCTGGGAGCCGGTCGTCTCCTCCATGGTCATCAGCAG CTTTGGAGGACTCATCCTGGACAAAACCCTGTCCAATCCGAACCTGGCTGGCATTGTGGTCTATACACCCGTAATTAACG GTATCGGAGGCAATCTTGTTGCCATCCAGTCCAGCCGAATCTCCACATACCTGCACTTCCACCAGCACGCCTGGAGAGGCACCAGACGAGGCCCAGGTCTGTTACCAGCCCTGCTTGACCTTCAGTGGCACAG GGCCCAACCAGCGCTCAGCCCAGGTGTTGCTCCTCCTCGTCATCCCTGGTCACATGGTCTTCCTTTACGGTCATCAGCCTGA
- the aldh1l2 gene encoding mitochondrial 10-formyltetrahydrofolate dehydrogenase translates to MKYYCIGASGLQNARLSFPCGSQWPREHTVARRKSSARAQAGTSPSVVSARRGGNLRFCHTVTSALPGRCALRALNLSPPLPSAVMLWTANQFIRKLSTSTAYYQNKLKLALIGQSLFGQEVYTSLRKQGHKVVGVFTVPDKDGKADPLAMVAEKDGTPVFKFPRWRVKGKPIPEVVEAYMEVGAELNVMPFCSQFIPMSVIDHPTHGSIIYHPSLLPRHRGASAINWTLIHGDKAAGFSIFWADDGLDTGPILLQKECSVEPNDTVDSLYNRFLFPEGIKAMVEAVQLIADGKAHRIPQPEEGASYEGIQKKSNSKVIMAQPAEAIHNWIRGHDKVPGAWTVIGGQTVTLYGSSMLTGAVPAGQPLEIEGASQPGLITNKGLVLYGSDGKTVLVKNLQFEDGKMIPAGKYFSSGESASLELTEEEKRMAEEIRVIWKGILSNVPAIEDTTDFFKSGAASMDVVRLVEEIKQKCAGVQLQTEDVYMATTFQDFVQMFVRRLRGEDQEEELVISYATKDVNNMTVKMPYQCFINGRFEDAENGKTYDTVNPTDGSVICKVSYASVADVDKAVMAAKEAFETGPWGKMNPRDRGRLLYKLADLMEEHQEELATIETVDSGAVYTLALKTHVGMSIQTFRYFAGWCDKIQGMTIPINQARPNHNLTFTKREPLGVCAIIIPWNYPLMMLAWKSAACLAAGNTLVLKPAQVTPLTALKFAELTVKAGIPKGVINIVPGSGGLVGQRMSDHPDIRKLGFTGSTPIGKQIMKSCALSNLKKVSLELGGKSPLIIFSDCDVDKAVRMGMSSVFFNKGENCIAAGRLFVEESIHDEYITRVVEEIRKMKIGDPLDRSTDHGPQNHKAHLEKLLEYCEVGKKEGATLVYGGCQVVRPGFFMTPTVFTDVEDHMFIAKEESFGPVMVVSKFKDGDVDGVLSRANDTEFGLASGVFTRDINKAMYVSERLEAGTVFINTYNKTDVASPFGGFKQSGFGKDLGEEALHEYLRTKTVTVEY, encoded by the exons ATGAAATATTATTGTATTGGTGCATCTGGACTGCAGAATGCACGACTTTCGTTTCCGTGCGGTTCACAGTGGCCGCGCGAGCACACGGTAGCCAGAAGGAAATCGTCGGCGCGCGCGCAGGCCGGCACGTCCCCGAGTGTCGTGTCCGCGAGACGCGGAGGTAACTTAAGGTTCTGTCACACTGTCACCAGTGCACTGCCAGGCAGGTGTGCGCTGCGAGCGTTaaacctctccccccccctccccagcgccGTCATGTTGTGGACAGCTAACCAATTCATTAGGAAACTCTCCACCAGCACC GCATATTACCAAAATAAGCTGAAGCTcgctctgattggccagagcctCTTCGGACAGGAGGTGTACACCAGCCTACGGAAGCAAGGCCACAAAGTTGTGGGCGTGTTCACAGTCCCAGATAAAGATGGGAAGGCGGACCCACTGG CCATGGTGGCGGAGAAGGACGGGACGCCGGTGTTCAAGTTCCCGCGCTGGCGAGTGAAAGGGAAGCCCATCCCAGAGGTGGTGGAGGCCTATATGGAAGTGGGGGCGGAGCTTAACGTCATGCCCTTCTGTAGCCAGTTCATCCCCATGAGCGTCATCGACCACCCCACCCACGGCTCCATCATCTACCACCCTTCCCTGCTGCCGCGCCACCGTGGGGCCTCCGCCATCAACTG GACTCTGATCCATGGGGACAAGGCGGCAGGCTTCTCTATCTTCTGGGCCGATGATGGGCTGGACACTGGGCCCATCCTGCTGCAGAAAGAGTGTTCCGTGGAACCCAATGACACCGTGGACTCACTGTACAACCGCTTCCTGTTTCCTGAGGGCATCAAGGCCATG GTGGAGGCCGTCCAGCTTATTGCGGACGGGAAAGCCCATCGTATTCCACAGCCTGAGGAGGGGGCCAGTTACGAGGGGATACAGAAGAAGTCCAACTCCAAG GTTATTATGGCTCAGCCAGCTGAGGCTATCCATAACTGGATCCGCGGGCATGACAAAGTGCCCGGAGCCTGGACTGTCATCGGCGGACAG ACTGTTACCCTGTACGGGTCATCGATGCTGACCGGGGCTGTGCCTGCAGGTCAGCCCCTGGAGATCGAGGGGGCTTCTCAGCCTGGCCTCATCACCAACAAAGGTCTGGTCCTCTACGGGTCAGATGGGAAAACG GTTCTGGTGAAGAACCTGCAGTTTGAAGATGGGAAGATGATCCCAGCTGGCAAGTACTTCTCTTCAGGGGAAAGTGCTAGCCTGGAGCTCACggaagaggagaagaggatGGCAGAGGAAATTCGG GTCATATGGAAAGGGATTTTGAGCAACGTTCCAGCAATTGAGGATACCACAGATTTTTTCAAATCAGGAGCAGCATCCATGGACGTGGTCAG GTTAGTGGAGGAGATCAAGCAAAAGTGTGCCGGTGTGCAGCTGCAGACCGAGGATGTCTACATGGCCACCACCTTCCAGGACTTCGTCCAGATGTTCGTCAGAAGGCTACGGGGAGAGGACCAGGAGGAGGAGCTTGTCATCAGCTAT GCAACAAAGGACGTCAACAATATGACGGTGAAGATGCCTTACCAGTGTTTCATTAACGGGCGGTTTGAGGATGCAGAGAACGGCAAGACCTATGACACAGTCAACCCTACCGATGGTTCG GTCATCTGTAAGGTGTCATACGCATCTGTGGCAGACGTGGACAAAGCGGTGATGGCGGCCAAGGAAGCTTTTGAGACTGGGCCCTGGGGCAAGATGAACCCCCGAGACAGAGGCAGACTGCTGTACAA GCTGGCAGACCTGATGGAGGAACACCAAGAGGAGCTGGCCACCATCGAGACCGTCGACTCGGGCGCCGTCTACACCCTGGCCTTGAAGACGCACGTGGGCATGTCCATCCAGACCTTCCGCTACTTCGCCGGCTGGTGCGACAAGATCCAG GGCATGACGATCCCCATTAACCAGGCAAGGCCCAACCACAACCTCACCTTCACCAAGAGAGAGCCCCTGGG TGTCTGCGCCATCATCATCCCCTGGAACTACCCACTGATGATGCTGGCATGGAAGAGCGCCGCCTGTCTGGCAGCCGGGAACACGCTGGTTCTGAAACCGGCTCAG GTGACCCCATTGACGGCGCTAAAGTTTGCCGAGCTGACCGTCAAGGCCGGCATACCCAAGGGGGTGATCAACATTGTTCCGGGTTCTG GGGGCCTGGTCGGACAGCGCATGTCTGATCACCCTGACATCCGTAAGCTCGGATTCACTGGCTCCACCCCCATCGGCAAGCAGATCATGAAGAG CTGTGCGCTTAGTAACCTGAAGAAGGTCTCCCTGGAGCTCGGTGGAAAGTCGCCCCTCATCATCTTCAGCGACTGCGATGTGGACAAGGCCGTTCGCATG GGCATGAGCTCCGTCTTCTTTAACAAAGGAGAGAACTGCATTGCAGCCGGACGACTGTTTGTGGAGGAATCCATACATGACGAGTATATCACAAGAGTG GTGGAGGAGATCAGGAAGATGAAAATAGGTGACCCCCTGGACCGGTCTACGGACCATGGACCCCAGAATCACAAGGCTCACTTAGAGAAGCTTCTGGAATACTGCGAGGTGGGAAAGAAGGAGGGAGCGACACTGGTGTACGGAGGATGTCAGGTAGTCAGACCAG GGTTCTTCATGACACCCACGGTGTTCACTGACGTGGAGGACCACATGTTCATCGCCAAGGAGGAGTCCTTTGGGCCTGTTATGGTCGTATCCAAGTTTAAAGATGG CGATGTAGACGGCGTGCTCAGCCGGGCTAATGATACAGAATTTGGCCTGGCATCCGGCGTCTTCACGAGGGACATCAACAAGGCCATGTATGTTAGTGAGAGGCTAGAGGCTGGCACGGTCTTCATCAACACCTACAACAAGACGGATGTGGCCTCTCCATTCGGGGGCTTCAAGCAGTCCGGGTTTGGCAAGGACTTGG GAGAGGAAGCCCTTCACGAATACCTCAGGACCAAAACAGTGACAGTGGAGTACTGA
- the nopchap1 gene encoding uncharacterized protein C12orf45 homolog, with protein MEQHQNKGTLVSKDLLSCGDEGGLHDKLLLKSKTTKSSSSSSSSTLQTTAVPRSSVLDRLQLFLPQIAQANEKLKQEMESCPTGRFDIENVEDAGKVIEMDVALVDLGDSDSDSEDETSDDDSSDSEFEGEITEDNLKLPGNKKIKEKANIKVLGEDTV; from the exons ATGGAGCAGCATCAGAATAAGGGGACCTTAGTCTCAAAGGATTTGCTTTCCTGTGGTGACGAAGGAG GACTTCATGATAAGCTGCTTCTGAAGTCCAAAACAACcaagagcagcagcagcagcagcagcagcactttGCAAACGACTGCTGTTCCGAGAAGCAGCG TACTGGACAGACTTCAGCTCTTCCTGCCACAAATCGCGCAGGCCAATGAGAAGCTCAAGCAGGAGATGGAGTCCTGCCCCACTGGCCGCTTTGACATTGAAAATGTGGAGGATGCTGGGAAAGTAATCGAAATG GACGTAGCCCTGGTGGACCTGGGTGACTCGGACAGCGACTCTGAGGATGAGACATCGGATGATGACAGCTCTGACTCGGAATTTGAGGGCGAGATCACAGAGGACAATCTTAAACTGCCTGGGAATaagaaaatcaaagaaaaagctAACATCAAAGTTCTGGGTGAGGACACTGTTTAG